A DNA window from Methanocorpusculum sp. contains the following coding sequences:
- a CDS encoding transporter substrate-binding domain-containing protein, whose translation MDRKVFFGVIIALIVVAAVLTAGCIGNDTEKKTYVVGIDGDYPPYSYVDESGKFVGFDVESVQWIAEQEGFNVDIKAVAWDGIIPALLAGKIDMVYSGMTITPARAAQVTFSIPYWSVDQGVAVKNGSTVTLDQFKAGDLTIGVQRSCSADQYIQSDDFFGQAKYDQMVTDGKIKLYDTFPQSMVALENGLVQTVIFDDVNINDYIKGKDVYAMLGIIPTGEEYGVAMRNGDTELQAKMNDGITKLMASEKWNELLAKYLIEA comes from the coding sequence ATGGATAGAAAAGTGTTTTTTGGGGTAATCATAGCCCTTATTGTGGTGGCTGCTGTTCTAACGGCAGGCTGTATCGGCAACGATACAGAGAAAAAAACGTATGTTGTAGGTATCGACGGGGACTACCCGCCGTATTCATACGTTGATGAGAGCGGAAAATTCGTTGGATTCGATGTTGAGTCGGTCCAGTGGATCGCAGAACAGGAAGGTTTCAATGTCGATATTAAGGCAGTCGCATGGGATGGAATCATTCCGGCACTTCTTGCAGGAAAGATCGACATGGTCTACTCAGGAATGACCATCACGCCGGCACGTGCAGCCCAGGTCACCTTCTCAATTCCCTACTGGAGTGTGGATCAGGGTGTCGCCGTAAAGAACGGATCTACCGTAACTCTTGACCAGTTCAAGGCAGGAGATCTCACTATCGGTGTTCAGAGAAGCTGTTCAGCTGATCAGTACATCCAGAGTGATGACTTCTTTGGTCAGGCAAAATACGACCAGATGGTAACAGACGGAAAGATCAAACTCTACGACACCTTCCCGCAGTCGATGGTCGCTCTGGAGAACGGACTCGTGCAGACAGTCATCTTCGATGATGTAAACATCAACGATTACATCAAAGGAAAAGACGTCTATGCCATGCTCGGCATCATCCCAACCGGTGAGGAATATGGTGTAGCTATGAGAAATGGTGACACCGAACTTCAGGCAAAGATGAACGACGGAATCACTAAACTGATGGCTTCCGAGAA
- a CDS encoding ferredoxin-thioredoxin reductase catalytic domain-containing protein → MNLIPTREEILEVAENIRPSIEKVAVKKGWVLNENKDVTDSTIEGLARNKLVYGKRFCPCRIPSGDAEADKIYLCPCRDSAADIEAFGHCHCYLYFKK, encoded by the coding sequence ATGAATCTCATTCCCACACGCGAGGAAATTCTGGAAGTCGCCGAGAATATCCGCCCATCAATTGAGAAAGTTGCGGTGAAAAAGGGCTGGGTCCTGAACGAAAACAAAGATGTGACTGATTCTACGATCGAAGGACTTGCCAGAAACAAACTGGTGTACGGAAAACGATTCTGTCCATGCCGGATCCCGTCCGGGGACGCCGAGGCCGATAAAATATACCTCTGTCCATGCAGGGACTCCGCGGCAGACATTGAAGCTTTTGGTCACTGCCATTGTTATCTCTATTTCAAAAAATAA
- a CDS encoding peptide deformylase: MICEIRKYGDPALFLHAETVEKIGTAELDTLTNMWDTMIHNRCVGLSAPQIGVSKRLFIVNIGGVTIRGANPEVLKEGTLVEEMEGSPCIPGIQRPVRRPGKITCRYLDISGELIETELKGVAARAFLHEKDHHEGILFLDHLKPIQKRMILKSLEK, from the coding sequence ATGATCTGTGAGATACGAAAATACGGAGATCCGGCGCTCTTTTTGCATGCAGAAACGGTTGAAAAAATCGGCACAGCAGAGCTTGATACTTTGACCAATATGTGGGACACCATGATCCACAACAGATGTGTTGGACTTTCAGCTCCCCAGATAGGCGTATCGAAACGCCTGTTCATCGTAAACATCGGCGGAGTCACCATTCGGGGGGCGAACCCTGAAGTTCTCAAAGAAGGCACGCTCGTTGAAGAGATGGAAGGAAGTCCGTGCATTCCGGGGATCCAGCGGCCGGTCCGCCGACCGGGAAAAATCACCTGCAGATATCTCGACATATCCGGCGAACTCATCGAGACCGAACTCAAAGGGGTAGCTGCCCGGGCTTTTCTCCATGAAAAAGACCATCATGAAGGGATACTATTCCTTGACCACCTGAAACCGATACAGAAACGCATGATCCTTAAATCCCTGGAAAAATAA
- a CDS encoding YunC family protein — protein MELQYDRPGHASGTVNGVLIEGFCLPVPSSNMIFITTPGGFVGCGFFDMRTFAKLGIHAVRITGVSTLEELLAGKISEVTESAEKSGIRIGMTGYDALLRFCP, from the coding sequence ATGGAGTTACAGTATGATCGTCCGGGACATGCATCCGGAACTGTGAACGGGGTTTTGATCGAAGGTTTCTGCCTGCCTGTTCCTTCTTCGAATATGATATTCATTACAACTCCCGGAGGTTTTGTTGGATGCGGATTTTTTGATATGCGTACGTTTGCAAAACTCGGGATACATGCCGTCAGGATCACCGGCGTATCAACGCTCGAAGAGCTTCTTGCAGGGAAGATCTCAGAGGTCACCGAGTCTGCAGAAAAATCAGGGATCAGAATAGGAATGACCGGGTACGATGCACTTTTGCGGTTTTGCCCCTGA
- a CDS encoding PEGA domain-containing protein: MKQSILTLLVLVAALSLLCLPALAIEVGSDTAAIYVTSSPSGATATDSATGNTVTTPGTFIVYTTGTPTDHYITVSKSGYYDYHYDAGSIFTVGDYVTVNAILIPIQTNGYLSISSSPSGAIVYIDGIYKGVSPLTVTLPAGPHSIRMVMSGYNAWSGSTTVNAGQTTSVSASLDPTVTYGYLSVSSSPSNADVYINGVYKGDTSFTIGLNPGTYQVMVKKSGYTSYSTTATVNTGTTTSVSANLQPSANAYVQIASYPSGAAVYIDGSYVGNTQYSTASNPNYLDAGPFTPGTSHTLLFTLDGFNPYSTSFILSSGETRTISVTMVPVTPVITTATLQISSDPSGASVYVDNVFRGVTPVNLNDITAGTHTVLLQNIGYDDWSQSISFSAGQTVERTVVLSPTVVPTPTSTPIPIIGILAGLGACGILFAARRR; the protein is encoded by the coding sequence ATGAAACAGTCTATTCTCACTTTACTCGTGTTAGTGGCTGCCCTTTCCTTACTTTGTCTGCCGGCATTGGCAATCGAGGTAGGTTCGGATACGGCAGCCATTTATGTAACGTCTTCTCCTTCTGGGGCTACCGCTACTGATTCTGCTACCGGGAACACCGTTACTACGCCGGGCACTTTTATCGTCTACACGACCGGCACTCCAACGGATCATTACATCACCGTGTCGAAAAGCGGGTATTATGATTATCATTATGATGCCGGTTCCATCTTCACTGTGGGAGATTATGTCACGGTCAATGCTATATTGATCCCGATCCAGACCAATGGTTACCTTTCAATCTCCTCAAGTCCCTCGGGTGCCATTGTCTACATCGATGGTATATACAAAGGCGTCAGTCCGCTGACAGTTACTCTTCCAGCCGGTCCACACAGCATTCGCATGGTGATGTCAGGGTATAACGCATGGTCAGGCTCAACAACCGTGAATGCAGGTCAGACCACATCTGTTTCCGCCTCTCTGGATCCAACCGTGACATATGGGTATCTCTCCGTTTCTTCCAGCCCGTCGAATGCGGATGTTTACATCAATGGTGTTTACAAAGGAGATACTTCATTCACGATCGGTTTGAATCCGGGAACCTATCAGGTCATGGTAAAGAAATCAGGTTACACCTCCTATTCGACTACAGCGACCGTGAACACGGGGACGACAACTTCTGTTTCGGCAAATCTCCAGCCGAGTGCGAATGCCTATGTCCAGATCGCTTCCTATCCGTCTGGCGCCGCAGTCTATATTGACGGGAGCTATGTTGGAAACACCCAGTATTCAACAGCATCCAACCCGAACTACCTGGATGCGGGTCCGTTTACACCTGGAACGTCCCACACACTCCTTTTCACCCTTGATGGATTCAATCCCTACTCAACATCATTCATATTGAGTTCTGGTGAGACCAGAACGATTTCAGTGACGATGGTACCGGTTACGCCGGTAATTACTACCGCAACTCTTCAGATCTCATCAGATCCGTCTGGTGCTAGTGTTTATGTAGACAATGTGTTCAGAGGAGTTACCCCGGTGAATTTAAACGACATCACAGCCGGCACTCACACAGTACTTCTCCAGAACATTGGATATGATGACTGGTCTCAGTCCATCTCCTTCTCAGCCGGTCAGACCGTTGAGAGAACCGTTGTGCTGTCTCCGACAGTCGTTCCAACACCGACCTCCACACCGATCCCAATCATTGGTATTCTCGCCGGGCTTGGTGCCTGCGGAATACTGTTCGCTGCAAGACGCCGGTAA